The following proteins are encoded in a genomic region of Roseisolibacter agri:
- the rsfS gene encoding ribosome silencing factor, producing the protein MATTSKLPAAAAARRAALLALDLKANDVMLLDLKGVTDMTDFFVVASGTSDTHVRAVAEHVIAELKKEGVSVHHVEGLTQGRWALLDFVDFVVHVFHPTLRTFYQLERLWSDAREVPLDQTAGAGAPAPQGAP; encoded by the coding sequence ATGGCGACGACCTCGAAGCTCCCGGCCGCCGCGGCGGCCCGCCGTGCTGCCCTGCTGGCCCTCGACCTGAAGGCCAACGACGTGATGCTCCTCGACCTGAAGGGCGTCACCGACATGACCGACTTCTTCGTGGTCGCCAGCGGCACCTCGGACACGCACGTGCGCGCGGTGGCCGAGCACGTGATCGCGGAGTTGAAGAAGGAGGGGGTGTCGGTGCACCACGTGGAAGGGCTCACGCAGGGCCGGTGGGCGCTGCTCGACTTCGTGGACTTCGTGGTCCACGTGTTCCACCCCACTCTCCGCACGTTCTACCAGCTCGAGCGGCTGTGGAGCGACGCGCGGGAGGTCCCGCTCGACCAGACCGCCGGGGCAGGCGCCCCGGCACCCCAGGGGGCACCGTGA
- a CDS encoding very short patch repair endonuclease: MAQDPAFVSRRMAAVRSTNNAAEVALRKALHRLGLRYRLYDSALPGRPDIVFASARVAVFVDGDYWHGRVLVEQGSRAFRRSIGPTNRAYWLVKIRRNVARDAEHAAVLRAAGWRVIRLWEKDVKADVERYAHRIARIVRRRTPSAR; the protein is encoded by the coding sequence ATGGCTCAGGACCCGGCGTTTGTGTCGCGGCGCATGGCCGCCGTCCGGTCAACAAACAACGCCGCGGAGGTAGCTCTCCGGAAAGCGCTGCACCGTCTCGGTCTGCGATACAGACTCTACGATTCAGCGCTTCCCGGAAGACCGGATATCGTTTTTGCCTCTGCCCGCGTTGCCGTGTTTGTGGACGGCGACTACTGGCACGGTAGAGTGCTGGTGGAGCAGGGGAGCCGGGCGTTTCGCCGGAGCATAGGTCCGACGAATCGCGCCTACTGGCTCGTCAAGATTCGCAGAAACGTGGCGCGTGACGCCGAGCACGCCGCGGTGTTGCGGGCTGCTGGTTGGCGGGTGATTCGGCTATGGGAGAAGGACGTCAAGGCCGACGTAGAGCGATACGCGCACAGGATTGCCCGGATTGTTCGCCGCCGGACGCCTTCAGCCCGTTAG
- a CDS encoding toxin-antitoxin system HicB family antitoxin has translation MTEKRPRGRPPKLGDHHRFVLRLPDPLHKRLLDAARQSNRSLNDLILEVLSGWADRQQPKDH, from the coding sequence GTGACTGAGAAGCGCCCTCGCGGACGGCCTCCGAAGCTCGGTGACCACCACCGGTTCGTACTTCGATTGCCGGACCCCCTCCACAAGCGACTTCTGGACGCCGCCCGCCAGAGCAATCGGTCGCTAAACGACCTCATCCTTGAAGTCCTGAGCGGGTGGGCGGATCGGCAGCAGCCTAAGGATCACTAA
- a CDS encoding DNA cytosine methyltransferase, translating to MRNGSSADPVAIELFAGCGGLSTGVLDAGFRVALGTDYYAPTMRTYAYNHEYRGSRALTADARALTGASLMEAAGLAGRRPALLAGGPPCQPFSVIGKRQGLADPRGDLVLEYVRLLRELQPDGFIFENVAHLETVAEGVVLDRILSELTDAGYASRHAVLSAAEFGVPQMRKRLFIVGARGKKAPPFPPMPTHGDLALLGQSPLVTCRDALDDLPDVESPEAALIPNHEPTHHSPAMLDAFRALEPGRRDKKSHHDRLHPDRPGYTLRAGTGNFSPLRPVHYRYDRVISVRESARLQSFADSFIWPHDVPRLQQYRQVGNAVPPKLAAAVVRHLAAFFGWTADAEVTKGDERLRDPFVPACAKQRAEERRSRIRGASLGRP from the coding sequence ATGCGGAACGGTTCTTCGGCTGATCCAGTCGCCATCGAGTTGTTCGCTGGTTGCGGAGGGCTGTCCACGGGCGTTCTTGACGCGGGATTCCGCGTCGCGCTCGGGACGGACTACTACGCTCCGACCATGCGGACCTATGCGTATAACCATGAGTACCGGGGCTCCCGCGCCCTGACGGCGGACGCCCGTGCCCTTACGGGAGCGTCGCTGATGGAGGCCGCGGGCCTAGCTGGCCGGCGACCGGCATTGCTCGCCGGTGGTCCACCGTGCCAGCCATTCAGCGTCATTGGGAAGCGGCAGGGCCTCGCTGATCCCCGCGGCGATCTGGTCTTGGAGTATGTCCGGTTGCTCCGGGAGCTTCAGCCCGACGGGTTCATCTTCGAGAACGTCGCTCACCTCGAAACGGTGGCCGAGGGCGTAGTCCTCGACCGGATTCTCTCCGAGTTGACGGACGCCGGCTACGCCAGCAGACACGCCGTCCTCAGCGCGGCTGAGTTCGGCGTGCCGCAGATGAGAAAGCGCTTATTCATCGTGGGCGCAAGGGGCAAGAAGGCGCCGCCCTTCCCACCGATGCCCACGCATGGCGATCTCGCGCTCCTCGGTCAATCGCCCTTGGTGACCTGCAGGGATGCCCTCGACGACCTGCCGGACGTGGAGTCGCCGGAAGCGGCGCTGATCCCCAACCACGAACCGACGCATCACAGCCCGGCCATGTTGGATGCCTTCCGGGCACTCGAACCGGGGAGGCGGGACAAGAAGTCGCATCACGACCGGCTTCACCCGGACCGTCCGGGCTACACTCTGCGCGCTGGAACGGGGAACTTCTCGCCCTTACGCCCGGTGCATTACCGCTATGACCGGGTGATCTCCGTCCGTGAATCTGCACGGCTTCAGAGCTTCGCCGACTCGTTCATCTGGCCACACGACGTTCCGAGGCTTCAGCAGTATCGACAGGTCGGAAACGCAGTCCCCCCGAAACTTGCCGCTGCGGTCGTCCGCCATCTCGCCGCGTTCTTCGGCTGGACCGCCGACGCCGAAGTCACAAAGGGAGACGAGCGCCTTCGAGATCCCTTCGTTCCCGCGTGCGCAAAGCAACGGGCGGAGGAAAGACGGTCGCGCATTCGAGGTGCTTCGCTCGGTCGACCGTAG
- a CDS encoding TIGR04255 family protein — translation MTPSAPTPRYENPPLLEAVLGFRFARAPRSWDSVYFGKLHLALKGFPRVDTLEGASLTFQPGQGVQFTPAPEVKRFIREDGGVVVSASPETVGVSVLPKQIAGGHPGWDFLRDTALWALQAYESITSPGPLQEVGVRYIDVVPIDPGSFRLGDFVRAESGIVPMALMDERNPFAFRVERTSGTEYGNLREVVSMQARATATGGGELVLDVDELMQVRSEAATPNVETLADHLHEAVHRVFGSVIHESVLRSFNPLPAEANAR, via the coding sequence ATGACGCCAAGTGCGCCCACGCCGCGTTACGAGAACCCACCACTGCTCGAAGCCGTGTTGGGGTTCAGGTTCGCCCGCGCCCCCCGGTCGTGGGATTCAGTGTACTTCGGCAAGCTGCACTTGGCCCTGAAAGGCTTCCCTCGCGTGGACACGCTCGAAGGCGCCTCTCTCACCTTCCAGCCGGGACAGGGCGTTCAGTTTACTCCGGCACCGGAGGTAAAGCGGTTCATTCGTGAGGACGGCGGAGTCGTTGTCTCAGCATCTCCGGAGACAGTTGGGGTGAGTGTGCTGCCCAAGCAGATCGCCGGTGGGCATCCGGGTTGGGACTTCCTGCGCGACACCGCGTTGTGGGCGCTTCAAGCGTACGAGTCAATAACGAGCCCCGGACCGCTCCAAGAAGTCGGAGTCCGCTACATCGACGTAGTGCCGATTGACCCCGGGAGTTTCCGGTTAGGCGACTTCGTTCGCGCGGAGAGCGGCATTGTACCGATGGCGTTGATGGACGAACGGAACCCGTTCGCATTTCGGGTCGAGCGCACCAGCGGGACAGAGTACGGAAATCTCCGCGAGGTAGTCTCGATGCAAGCGCGCGCTACCGCGACTGGCGGCGGAGAGTTGGTGCTCGACGTAGACGAGTTGATGCAGGTCAGGTCCGAGGCTGCCACTCCGAATGTGGAGACACTCGCGGATCACCTCCACGAAGCGGTGCATCGAGTCTTCGGAAGCGTCATTCACGAGTCGGTTCTCAGGAGTTTCAATCCCTTGCCAGCCGAGGCAAACGCAAGATGA
- the rplI gene encoding 50S ribosomal protein L9, with protein MEVILRQAVENLGHPGDVVTVSNGYARNYLLPRGVAYQATEGNKKRISQEKARLEAAESQRRGAAEEVAKKLEEVSITFAARVGEEGKLFGSVTTQDIADQLAAQGFTIERRQIDLHEPIKALGVYRVPVKLHADVKPEIKVWVIKQ; from the coding sequence ATGGAAGTCATTCTGCGGCAGGCGGTCGAGAACCTGGGGCACCCCGGGGACGTCGTGACCGTCTCCAACGGCTACGCCCGCAACTACCTGCTCCCGCGCGGGGTCGCCTACCAGGCGACCGAGGGGAACAAGAAGCGCATCTCGCAGGAGAAGGCGCGCCTGGAGGCGGCCGAGAGCCAGCGCCGCGGCGCGGCCGAGGAGGTCGCCAAGAAGCTCGAGGAGGTGTCGATCACCTTCGCGGCGCGCGTCGGCGAGGAGGGCAAGCTGTTCGGCTCCGTCACCACGCAGGACATCGCCGACCAGCTGGCCGCCCAGGGCTTCACGATCGAGCGTCGCCAGATCGACCTGCACGAGCCGATCAAGGCGCTCGGCGTCTACCGCGTGCCGGTCAAGCTGCACGCGGACGTGAAGCCCGAGATCAAAGTTTGGGTGATCAAACAGTAA
- a CDS encoding DUF2232 domain-containing protein, with product MAAAERGISPAARERGWGRTVVALLACLALAAAPLWPAAAGLIAAFVRVALPIEQTMLLVVPALAACAAVGWWAGGRIYLLLAWLALAAWVVMAPLPVQAPSYPSLARGWALLVAASFGIVGIVAPGRAFFSRALSSLGLALGVALVVLFATDRDPGRLSRVMTTEYQRRASASLDAWRDHAADDGWQSVAARSPELAERADGTAAGLEALPQYAAMLTPALVALESLAALALAWALYHRLSRTRLGPPLGALRTFRFNDQLVWGVVAGAAMLLVPSLAALRVVGANLLAFFGALYALRGLGVLRWWAPEKWAALAALGVALLLPVMGVTLLAGTLGVIALLLGLGDTWQDWRNRRPRPTA from the coding sequence ATGGCGGCGGCCGAGCGGGGCATCTCGCCGGCGGCGCGCGAGCGGGGGTGGGGGCGGACGGTCGTCGCCCTCCTCGCCTGCCTCGCGCTCGCGGCGGCTCCGCTCTGGCCGGCGGCGGCCGGCCTGATCGCGGCGTTCGTGCGGGTCGCGCTGCCCATCGAGCAGACCATGCTGCTCGTGGTGCCGGCGCTCGCGGCGTGCGCGGCGGTGGGCTGGTGGGCCGGCGGGCGGATCTACCTTCTGCTCGCCTGGCTCGCCCTGGCGGCGTGGGTCGTGATGGCCCCGCTGCCGGTGCAGGCACCGAGCTACCCCTCGCTCGCCCGCGGGTGGGCGCTGCTGGTGGCCGCGTCGTTCGGCATCGTCGGCATCGTGGCGCCGGGGCGCGCGTTCTTCTCGCGCGCGCTGTCGTCGCTCGGGCTGGCCCTCGGGGTCGCGCTGGTCGTGCTGTTCGCGACCGACCGCGATCCGGGGCGCCTCTCCCGGGTGATGACCACCGAGTACCAGCGCCGCGCGTCGGCGTCGCTCGACGCCTGGCGCGACCACGCCGCGGACGATGGCTGGCAGTCCGTCGCGGCCCGCTCCCCGGAGCTGGCCGAGCGGGCCGACGGGACCGCCGCCGGGCTGGAGGCGCTGCCGCAGTACGCGGCGATGCTGACGCCGGCGCTGGTCGCGCTGGAATCGCTGGCGGCGCTGGCGCTCGCCTGGGCGCTGTACCATCGCCTGAGCCGGACGCGGCTGGGCCCCCCGCTGGGGGCGCTCCGGACGTTCCGGTTCAACGACCAGCTGGTGTGGGGCGTGGTGGCCGGGGCGGCGATGCTGCTCGTGCCGTCGCTCGCCGCGCTGCGGGTGGTCGGGGCGAACCTGCTGGCCTTCTTCGGCGCGCTGTACGCGCTGCGGGGGCTGGGCGTCCTGCGGTGGTGGGCGCCCGAGAAGTGGGCCGCGCTCGCCGCGCTGGGCGTCGCGCTGCTGCTCCCCGTCATGGGGGTGACGCTGCTCGCCGGCACGCTCGGCGTGATCGCGCTGCTCCTGGGGCTGGGCGACACGTGGCAGGACTGGCGCAACCGGCGGCCGCGCCCGACGGCTTGA
- the rpsR gene encoding 30S ribosomal protein S18, with protein MRRPKKTDPFAEARIRFVDYKDDRLLSRFITETGKVLPGRLTGATARHQRQLAKAIKKARYLALIPYTKGSQS; from the coding sequence ATGCGCCGCCCCAAGAAGACCGATCCGTTCGCCGAGGCGCGCATCCGCTTCGTCGACTACAAGGACGACCGCCTGCTCTCGCGCTTCATCACGGAGACGGGCAAGGTGCTGCCGGGCCGCCTCACGGGCGCCACGGCGCGTCACCAGCGCCAGCTCGCCAAGGCCATCAAGAAGGCCCGCTACCTCGCCCTGATCCCCTACACCAAGGGGTCGCAGAGCTAA
- the rpsF gene encoding 30S ribosomal protein S6 translates to MPNTKATSRTYEAVYIFDSALEDQQIADKLQKHHGLLSATGDITLEHWGRRQLAYPIAKRENGYYIIAQFTLDDVTVLPEFERALKLDEGVLRYLISLHERELGAPPMTEEELAARKKDDDDDDDEE, encoded by the coding sequence GTGCCCAACACGAAGGCCACGTCTCGCACGTACGAGGCGGTCTACATCTTCGACTCGGCGCTGGAAGACCAGCAGATCGCCGACAAGCTCCAGAAGCACCACGGGCTGCTGAGCGCCACCGGCGACATCACGCTCGAGCACTGGGGCCGCCGCCAGCTCGCGTATCCGATCGCGAAGCGTGAGAACGGCTACTACATCATCGCGCAGTTCACGCTCGATGACGTCACGGTGCTCCCCGAGTTCGAGCGCGCGCTCAAGCTCGACGAGGGCGTGCTGCGCTACCTGATCTCGCTGCACGAGCGCGAGCTCGGCGCCCCGCCGATGACGGAAGAGGAGCTGGCCGCCCGCAAGAAGGACGACGACGACGACGACGACGAGGAATAA
- a CDS encoding glutathionylspermidine synthase family protein, with translation MRREGSARRPDWQARVEEIGLPHHTSADGATYWDESRAYVLSMDEVDVLEEATQELHRLCVQAAGHVIQKGRWDELAIPRAAVPLIEASWAAAEPTLYGRFDLAYDGRGAPRLLEYNADTPTSLVEAAVAQWYWLQDVAPGADQFNSIHERLVAAWRALMLGPGEGAPRGAPPLVHFAATADPEDQATVAYLRDTAEQAGLATHPLLMEEIGWDDRRARFVDLDERPIDAAFKLYPWEWMAREGFAEQLAAAARRTRWIEPAWKMVLSNKGILAILWELFPDHPNLLPAYFDAALLEAYARKPLLSREGANVSLVLFGETVAESRGDYGDEGWVYQALAPLPTFDGASAVIGSWVVGGQAAGIGIRESDGPITGNTSRFVPHRIG, from the coding sequence ATGCGCCGCGAGGGGAGCGCGCGGCGCCCCGACTGGCAGGCGCGCGTCGAGGAGATCGGGCTGCCGCACCACACCTCGGCCGATGGCGCGACGTACTGGGACGAGTCGCGCGCCTACGTGCTGTCGATGGACGAGGTGGACGTGCTGGAGGAGGCGACGCAGGAGCTCCACCGGCTGTGCGTCCAGGCGGCCGGCCACGTGATCCAGAAGGGGCGCTGGGACGAGCTGGCCATCCCGCGCGCCGCGGTCCCGCTCATCGAGGCCTCGTGGGCAGCGGCCGAGCCGACACTGTACGGCCGGTTCGACCTCGCCTACGACGGCCGTGGAGCGCCGCGGCTGCTGGAGTACAACGCCGACACGCCCACGTCGCTCGTCGAGGCGGCCGTCGCGCAGTGGTACTGGCTGCAGGACGTCGCGCCGGGCGCGGACCAGTTCAACTCGATCCACGAGCGCCTGGTCGCTGCCTGGCGCGCGCTCATGCTCGGTCCGGGCGAGGGGGCGCCGCGCGGCGCGCCGCCGCTCGTGCACTTCGCCGCCACCGCCGATCCCGAGGACCAGGCGACGGTCGCCTACCTGCGCGACACCGCCGAGCAGGCTGGGCTGGCCACGCACCCGCTGCTGATGGAGGAGATCGGCTGGGACGACCGCCGCGCGCGCTTCGTCGACCTGGACGAGCGGCCGATCGACGCGGCGTTCAAGCTGTACCCGTGGGAGTGGATGGCCCGTGAGGGCTTCGCCGAGCAGCTGGCCGCGGCCGCGCGCCGCACGCGGTGGATCGAGCCGGCCTGGAAGATGGTCCTCAGCAACAAGGGGATCCTGGCGATCCTCTGGGAGCTGTTCCCGGACCACCCGAACCTGCTCCCCGCCTACTTCGACGCGGCGCTGCTGGAGGCCTATGCGCGCAAGCCGCTGCTGTCGCGCGAGGGGGCGAACGTGTCGCTCGTCCTGTTCGGCGAGACGGTGGCCGAGTCGCGCGGCGACTACGGCGACGAGGGGTGGGTCTACCAGGCGCTGGCGCCGCTGCCGACGTTCGACGGCGCGAGCGCGGTCATCGGGAGCTGGGTGGTCGGCGGGCAGGCGGCCGGGATCGGGATCCGCGAGTCGGACGGCCCCATCACCGGCAACACGAGCCGCTTCGTGCCGCACCGCATCGGGTAG
- a CDS encoding Flp family type IVb pilin: protein MPAILRQQLRRFLQQDDGATLTEYALLVAMIAVAVVVGVNRLGGASSDKMNTAGSAMTASAGTADAGGSGGTGGSQTGGNPSGGNPSGGNPSGGNPGGGNPGGGNPGGGNPGGGNPGGGNPGGGNPNR, encoded by the coding sequence ATGCCCGCGATTCTCCGCCAGCAGCTCCGCCGCTTCCTGCAGCAGGACGACGGCGCGACGCTCACCGAGTACGCCCTGCTCGTCGCCATGATCGCCGTCGCCGTCGTCGTCGGCGTGAACCGCCTGGGCGGCGCCTCGAGCGACAAGATGAACACGGCCGGCAGCGCGATGACGGCCAGCGCGGGCACCGCCGACGCTGGTGGCAGCGGCGGAACGGGCGGCAGCCAGACCGGTGGCAATCCCAGCGGCGGCAATCCCAGCGGCGGGAACCCCAGCGGTGGCAATCCGGGCGGTGGCAATCCGGGCGGTGGCAATCCGGGCGGCGGCAATCCCGGCGGCGGCAATCCGGGCGGCGGCAACCCGGGCGGCGGGAACCCGAACCGGTAG
- a CDS encoding EAL and HDOD domain-containing protein yields the protein MLDSLEIALARQPIFDRADRLVAYELLYRDSARATAAVGADSTRMSSDTITRTLLGIGLARVTGGRRAYINVDRPMLLDGSIHVLDPQQVVIELLESVTCDDETLPACEALVAAGYTLALDDYVHDPANEPLLRLARIVKIDVLGRADDELRAALAQVRPFDVCCLAERVETAAARARCATLGFELFQGYFHARPELLAGREVPVQQGNLIRLMNVLRDAETSDAQVEEIFRGDITLAYKLLRIVNSAGSGRAGVESIGHAIRLLGRATLHRWLGLLLVSSFATATGVRAELVTGAMLRARFCELLAEAAGRRREGGALFMAGLFSMLDALMRVPMSEVVSRLELTTELREALLAREGPYGAALRVAEAYEIGAWDTVSSGAESLGVSLDLLPVLYVEALSWAQERASEAASAEPAERGAAA from the coding sequence ATGCTTGACTCGCTCGAGATCGCCCTCGCCCGCCAGCCGATCTTCGATCGTGCGGACCGGCTCGTCGCGTACGAGCTGCTCTACCGCGACAGCGCACGCGCGACGGCCGCCGTCGGGGCGGACTCGACGCGCATGTCGAGCGACACGATCACGCGCACGCTGCTCGGCATCGGCCTCGCCCGCGTGACCGGCGGCCGGCGCGCGTACATCAACGTCGACCGGCCGATGCTGCTCGACGGCAGCATCCACGTGCTCGACCCGCAGCAGGTCGTGATCGAGCTCCTCGAGTCGGTGACGTGCGACGACGAGACGCTGCCCGCGTGCGAGGCGCTCGTCGCGGCGGGCTACACGCTCGCACTCGACGACTACGTGCACGATCCGGCCAACGAGCCGCTCCTGCGCCTCGCGCGCATCGTCAAGATCGACGTGCTCGGACGCGCGGACGACGAGCTGCGCGCGGCGCTCGCGCAGGTGCGGCCGTTCGACGTCTGCTGCCTGGCCGAGCGCGTGGAGACCGCCGCCGCGCGCGCGCGCTGCGCGACGCTCGGCTTCGAGCTGTTCCAGGGCTACTTCCACGCGCGCCCGGAGCTGCTGGCCGGCCGGGAGGTGCCCGTGCAGCAGGGCAATCTCATCCGCCTGATGAACGTGCTGCGCGATGCGGAGACGAGCGACGCGCAGGTGGAGGAGATCTTCCGGGGCGACATCACGCTCGCCTACAAGCTGCTGCGCATCGTCAACTCGGCGGGCAGCGGCCGCGCGGGCGTCGAGTCGATCGGGCACGCGATCCGGCTGCTGGGGCGCGCCACGCTCCACCGGTGGCTCGGGCTCCTGCTCGTCTCGTCGTTCGCGACGGCGACCGGCGTGCGTGCGGAGCTGGTGACGGGCGCGATGCTGCGCGCGCGCTTCTGCGAACTGCTCGCCGAGGCCGCAGGGCGACGGCGCGAGGGCGGCGCGCTGTTCATGGCCGGACTCTTCTCGATGCTCGACGCGCTGATGCGCGTGCCCATGTCCGAGGTCGTCTCGCGCCTCGAGCTGACGACGGAGCTGCGCGAGGCGCTGCTCGCGCGCGAGGGGCCATACGGGGCGGCGCTGCGGGTGGCGGAGGCGTACGAGATCGGCGCGTGGGACACCGTCTCCAGCGGCGCCGAGTCGCTCGGCGTGTCGCTCGACCTGCTGCCGGTGCTGTACGTGGAGGCCCTGTCGTGGGCGCAGGAGCGCGCGTCGGAGGCGGCGTCCGCGGAGCCCGCGGAGAGAGGGGCCGCCGCGTAG